One stretch of Leadbetterella byssophila DSM 17132 DNA includes these proteins:
- a CDS encoding catalase: MKKIQPASNPKVEQLKTHVVDNANQRLTTNDGSPIYDNNNTLKAGNRGPSLLQDHVYLDKLMHFDRERITERVVHARGSAAHGVLEIHEDITAYTSAKFLQKGAVTPLFLRFSTVAGFRGSTDLARDVRGFAIKFYTEDGNFDLVGNNIPVFFIQDAMNFPDLVHAVKPEPNNEMPQAASAHDTFWDFISLMPEAAHMVMWAMSDRAIPRSLRMMEGFGVHTFKLVNAEGKGTFVKFHWKPKLGVHSVAWNEAQKISGFNSDFHRQDLWEAIEKGNFPQWDLGVQLIPEEDELKYSFDILDVTKIVPEEVVPVKIIGTMTLNRNPENFFAETEQSAFDPGRLVPGIDVSDDPLLQGRIFSYMDTQNYRLGGPNFHELPINRSVNQKHNNQLDGFAKSDILKGEVSYFPNSKQAGCPYQAMLKGETGFQSHKQPVDGKKVRERSDSFADHFTQARLFFRSQSPEEQDHIIGAYSFELSKVTDPKIRERELAILYQIDEALASRVGENLNITPPKELDPLTLQFVRQNHPNYPIKPKKPEVEKSAALSMKVKEGKGTIETRKVAFLVENGVSKASIDALKSALEKEGAEAVLIGPKVGPLKLKEGGTTDIAHTYFTDKSVLYDAVYTPAGDSVGALKANPDYYEFLNEAYTHCKALAFAKGTESLMEKSFVEKDAGVILEEGGDWTQEFVNAMKMHRIWEREKARKVPS; encoded by the coding sequence ATGAAGAAAATCCAGCCAGCTTCAAACCCAAAGGTGGAGCAATTGAAAACGCATGTAGTGGACAATGCTAATCAAAGACTCACGACAAACGACGGTAGTCCGATCTACGATAATAATAACACGCTAAAGGCAGGCAACAGAGGCCCATCTCTCCTTCAAGATCACGTGTACTTGGATAAATTGATGCATTTTGATAGAGAAAGAATAACGGAAAGGGTGGTTCATGCCAGAGGTTCTGCAGCGCATGGTGTATTGGAAATTCATGAAGATATCACCGCATATACTTCCGCAAAATTTCTTCAAAAGGGGGCGGTGACACCTCTTTTTCTGAGGTTTTCTACGGTAGCCGGATTTAGGGGTTCTACAGATCTAGCCAGAGATGTAAGGGGATTTGCTATCAAGTTTTATACTGAAGACGGCAACTTTGATTTAGTGGGCAATAATATTCCTGTGTTCTTCATTCAGGATGCCATGAATTTCCCTGATTTAGTGCATGCGGTGAAGCCTGAGCCTAATAATGAGATGCCTCAAGCGGCCTCTGCTCATGATACTTTTTGGGACTTTATTTCTCTGATGCCTGAAGCTGCGCATATGGTGATGTGGGCTATGAGTGATAGAGCCATACCTCGTAGTTTAAGGATGATGGAGGGATTTGGTGTTCATACTTTCAAACTGGTGAATGCGGAAGGTAAAGGGACCTTTGTGAAGTTCCATTGGAAACCTAAACTAGGAGTTCATAGTGTAGCCTGGAATGAGGCTCAAAAGATTTCCGGATTCAATTCTGACTTTCACCGTCAAGATTTATGGGAGGCTATAGAGAAAGGTAATTTTCCTCAATGGGACCTAGGGGTTCAATTGATTCCTGAAGAAGACGAGTTGAAGTATTCCTTTGATATCTTAGATGTGACAAAGATAGTACCGGAGGAGGTGGTACCTGTGAAGATCATTGGAACCATGACCTTGAACCGCAATCCGGAGAATTTCTTTGCAGAGACAGAGCAGTCAGCCTTTGATCCGGGAAGATTAGTGCCGGGAATTGATGTGTCTGATGATCCTCTACTACAAGGAAGAATTTTCTCCTATATGGATACTCAGAATTATAGATTGGGAGGGCCAAATTTCCATGAGCTGCCTATTAACCGTTCAGTGAATCAAAAGCACAATAATCAGTTGGATGGCTTCGCTAAATCTGACATCTTAAAAGGAGAAGTTAGTTATTTCCCGAACAGTAAACAGGCTGGTTGTCCATATCAAGCCATGCTCAAGGGAGAGACGGGATTTCAATCGCACAAACAGCCAGTGGATGGAAAGAAAGTGAGGGAGAGATCTGATTCTTTTGCAGATCACTTTACCCAAGCCAGGTTGTTCTTTAGGTCCCAAAGTCCCGAAGAACAAGATCATATCATTGGAGCATATAGTTTTGAATTAAGTAAGGTTACGGATCCTAAGATCAGAGAGAGGGAATTGGCAATACTGTATCAGATTGATGAGGCATTAGCCTCCAGAGTAGGGGAGAACTTGAATATAACGCCTCCAAAAGAATTGGATCCTTTGACTTTGCAGTTTGTAAGACAAAATCATCCCAACTATCCCATAAAACCTAAGAAGCCGGAAGTGGAGAAATCTGCTGCTCTTAGCATGAAGGTGAAGGAGGGTAAAGGTACCATTGAAACTCGAAAAGTAGCTTTTTTAGTTGAAAATGGAGTTTCAAAAGCCAGTATAGATGCGTTAAAGAGTGCATTGGAGAAAGAGGGAGCTGAGGCTGTTCTGATAGGGCCAAAGGTAGGTCCATTAAAATTAAAAGAAGGTGGTACAACGGATATAGCCCACACTTACTTTACAGATAAATCTGTTTTGTATGATGCGGTTTATACGCCTGCGGGAGACTCAGTAGGAGCTTTGAAGGCAAATCCGGATTATTATGAATTCCTTAACGAGGCATACACGCATTGTAAAGCTTTGGCATTTGCAAAAGGAACTGAGTCATTAATGGAAAAATCCTTTGTAGAAAAGGATGCGGGAGTGATCCTTGAGGAGGGGGGTGATTGGACCCAGGAATTTGTGAATGCTATGAAGATGCATAGGATTTGGGAAAGAGAGAAGGCAAGAAAAGTGCCTTCCTGA
- a CDS encoding MFS transporter yields MSNYHKWVIGLLAFTQFTVVLDFMIMAPMGDLLIKSIGLTPSQFGIVVSAYAFSAGASGLLTAGFADRYDRKKLFLFFYIGFIVGTYMCGLATSYISLVGARIITGLFGGVIGSISMAIVTDIFPLEKRGRVMGFMQMGFGASQVLGIPLGLYFGHLWGWQSAFLAIASLALLIAIAIHFKLQPITEHLKYKQTQPVLQRLWSTFIKKEHRMGFITTAFLTVGGFMMAPFGSVFAINNLHVAETELPFMFMVAGVASLIIMPLIGKWSDKYSKLKIFTIAATWMSIMVVVYTHLGPSPFYLVLALNLLMHIGIMSRMTPSTALISAIPTAQDRGAFMSMNSSLQQLSGGIAAGVAGAIVYQSSPTSPLVHYDWVGYIVAGITLLSIGLLFRIQKVIQSSRKIGIISLSVLSHHPAYGSVPRRFVRITSFDALFSSNSSLQILRNLI; encoded by the coding sequence ATGAGCAATTATCACAAGTGGGTCATAGGCCTATTAGCTTTCACACAATTTACCGTAGTATTAGATTTCATGATTATGGCTCCTATGGGAGACCTCCTCATCAAATCCATAGGACTTACTCCTTCCCAGTTCGGGATTGTAGTTTCCGCCTATGCCTTTAGTGCCGGCGCCTCAGGCTTATTAACCGCAGGATTTGCCGATAGATACGACAGAAAAAAACTATTCCTCTTCTTCTATATAGGTTTTATAGTAGGAACCTACATGTGTGGCTTAGCTACTTCCTATATCTCTCTAGTAGGTGCGCGAATTATAACCGGCCTATTCGGAGGAGTAATAGGATCCATCTCCATGGCTATAGTGACAGATATCTTCCCTCTGGAGAAAAGAGGAAGAGTTATGGGCTTTATGCAGATGGGTTTTGGCGCTTCACAGGTACTTGGAATTCCTCTAGGACTTTACTTCGGTCATTTATGGGGATGGCAAAGTGCATTCCTAGCCATAGCAAGCCTCGCCCTACTCATAGCGATCGCTATACATTTCAAGTTGCAACCGATCACAGAACACTTAAAATACAAACAGACCCAACCCGTATTACAGAGACTTTGGTCTACCTTTATCAAAAAGGAGCATAGAATGGGATTCATCACCACTGCCTTTCTCACCGTTGGTGGATTTATGATGGCACCTTTTGGGAGTGTTTTTGCCATCAATAACCTTCATGTAGCGGAAACTGAACTTCCCTTCATGTTTATGGTGGCCGGAGTAGCCTCATTAATCATCATGCCCTTGATAGGTAAATGGAGTGATAAGTATTCCAAACTAAAGATCTTTACTATAGCTGCCACCTGGATGTCAATTATGGTAGTGGTGTATACCCATCTGGGTCCATCCCCCTTCTATTTAGTCCTGGCTTTAAACCTTTTAATGCATATCGGCATCATGTCCCGAATGACTCCATCCACGGCTTTAATCAGTGCCATTCCTACCGCACAAGACAGAGGAGCATTTATGAGCATGAATTCTTCCCTCCAACAGCTCTCAGGGGGAATAGCAGCAGGTGTGGCAGGTGCTATAGTATATCAGTCCAGCCCCACTTCTCCGCTCGTACATTATGACTGGGTAGGTTATATAGTAGCCGGCATTACCTTACTAAGTATTGGCTTATTATTTAGGATCCAAAAAGTGATTCAATCGAGTAGGAAGATAGGGATTATTTCCCTATCTGTCCTCTCACACCACCCGGCATACGGATCCGTACCAAGGCGGTTTGTTAGAATAACGTCGTTTGATGCGTTGTTCTCCAGTAATAGTAGTCTGCAAATCCTTCGTAACCTAATTTAG
- the ltrA gene encoding group II intron reverse transcriptase/maturase, whose product MLEEILHIRNVKHAVDRVISNGGASGVDGMQIDNLRDYLNTHWQSLRSDILSGTYRPQAVRKVEIPKASGGKRMLGIPTVIDRVIQQSISQWLGLKYEGDFHDNSYGFRPNRNAHQAVIKAQEYLNLGYTWVVELDLEQFFDQVNHDILMHLLSKKITDRRVLALIGKYLRCGIMDHGLEQKRTKGTPQGSPLSPLLSNIILNELDTELSSRGHRFVRYADDCSIYAKSNKSATRIMRNITSYIESTLKLKVNREKSKVSKPSQSSLLGFSFFKTQGDWQIRISAKSIERIREKLRQNTRRNTATPMHERLTKLRQIIHGWVDYFRIATNKKVMVTLDELVRRRLRVLLWKQWKTAGNRIRNLMKLGAKRWLAYQHANTRKSYTRTGTSPIVQTTLTNSYFTKLGYEGFADYYYWRTTHQTTLF is encoded by the coding sequence ATGTTGGAAGAGATATTACACATCCGAAATGTCAAACACGCAGTTGATCGTGTCATCTCTAATGGAGGTGCTAGCGGAGTTGATGGTATGCAGATCGATAATCTTCGTGACTACCTTAACACGCACTGGCAATCCCTGCGATCGGATATTCTCTCTGGCACTTACCGCCCACAAGCTGTTCGGAAAGTAGAGATTCCCAAAGCAAGTGGCGGCAAGCGTATGCTGGGTATCCCAACGGTCATCGACCGTGTTATTCAGCAAAGCATTTCCCAATGGCTTGGGTTAAAGTATGAGGGTGATTTTCACGATAACAGCTACGGCTTCCGTCCGAATCGTAATGCTCATCAGGCCGTCATTAAAGCGCAAGAGTATCTGAACTTGGGCTACACGTGGGTCGTTGAACTTGATTTGGAACAATTCTTCGATCAAGTGAACCACGACATACTGATGCATCTTTTGAGCAAGAAGATTACGGATCGTCGAGTCCTAGCGCTGATCGGGAAATACCTTCGTTGTGGGATTATGGATCATGGTCTTGAACAAAAGCGAACCAAGGGCACACCACAGGGCAGTCCTTTAAGTCCACTTTTGTCAAACATCATCCTGAACGAACTGGATACGGAACTCAGCTCCCGTGGACATCGATTTGTACGTTATGCGGATGACTGTAGTATCTACGCGAAGAGCAATAAATCCGCCACTCGTATTATGCGCAACATCACCAGTTACATCGAATCTACACTAAAACTGAAAGTGAACCGTGAAAAGAGTAAGGTAAGCAAACCTTCCCAAAGTAGTTTACTCGGCTTTAGTTTCTTCAAAACTCAAGGAGATTGGCAGATTCGTATCTCTGCAAAGAGTATCGAACGAATCCGAGAGAAGTTACGTCAAAATACTCGACGTAATACAGCTACTCCTATGCATGAGCGACTGACTAAACTACGGCAAATTATTCACGGCTGGGTGGATTACTTTCGTATAGCAACGAATAAGAAGGTGATGGTAACACTAGATGAACTAGTGCGAAGACGCTTGCGTGTTCTGCTTTGGAAGCAATGGAAGACCGCAGGTAATCGAATTCGGAACTTAATGAAACTGGGAGCCAAACGCTGGCTTGCCTACCAACATGCGAACACCCGTAAATCCTATACTCGGACAGGGACAAGCCCTATCGTTCAAACAACGCTAACAAACTCATACTTTACTAAATTAGGTTACGAAGGATTTGCAGACTACTATTACTGGAGAACAACGCATCAAACGACGTTATTCTAA